From a single Streptomyces sp. 1331.2 genomic region:
- the rpsL gene encoding 30S ribosomal protein S12, giving the protein MPTIQQLVRKGRQDKVEKNKTPALKGSPQRRGVCTRVYTTTPKKPNSALRKVARVRLTSGIEVTAYIPGEGHNLQEHSIVLVRGGRVKDLPGVRYKIIRGSLDTQGVKNRKQARSRYGAKKEK; this is encoded by the coding sequence GTGCCTACGATCCAGCAGCTGGTCCGAAAGGGCCGGCAGGACAAGGTCGAGAAGAACAAGACTCCCGCGCTGAAGGGTTCCCCGCAGCGCCGTGGGGTCTGCACGCGTGTGTACACGACCACCCCGAAGAAGCCGAACTCGGCTCTCCGCAAGGTCGCCCGTGTGCGCCTCACCAGCGGGATCGAGGTCACCGCTTACATCCCGGGCGAGGGCCACAACCTGCAGGAGCACTCCATCGTGCTGGTGCGCGGTGGTCGTGTGAAGGACCTTCCTGGTGTCCGCTACAAGATCATCCGCGGTTCGCTCGACACCCAGGGTGTCAAGAACCGCAAGCAGGCTCGCAGCCGCTACGGCGCCAAGAAGGAGAAGTAA
- the rpsG gene encoding 30S ribosomal protein S7 codes for MPRKGPAPKRPVIIDPVYGSPVVTQLVNKILLHGKRSTAERIVYGALEGVREKTGSDPVVTLKRALENVKPALEVKSRRVGGATYQVPVEVRPGRASTLALRWMVGYSRARREKTMTERLMNEILDASNGLGASVKRREDTHKMAESNKAFAHYRW; via the coding sequence ATGCCTCGTAAGGGCCCCGCCCCGAAGCGCCCGGTCATCATCGACCCGGTTTACGGCTCCCCGGTCGTCACCCAGCTGGTCAACAAGATCCTGCTGCACGGCAAGCGCTCCACCGCCGAGCGGATCGTCTACGGCGCCCTTGAGGGCGTCCGTGAGAAGACCGGCTCGGACCCGGTCGTCACGCTGAAGCGCGCGCTGGAGAACGTCAAGCCGGCCCTTGAGGTCAAGTCCCGCCGTGTCGGTGGCGCGACCTACCAGGTTCCGGTCGAGGTCCGTCCGGGCCGCGCCAGCACCCTGGCGCTGCGCTGGATGGTCGGTTACTCCCGCGCCCGTCGCGAGAAGACCATGACCGAGCGCCTGATGAACGAGATCCTCGACGCCAGCAACGGCCTGGGCGCTTCCGTGAAGCGTCGCGAGGACACCCACAAGATGGCCGAGTCCAACAAGGCCTTCGCGCACTACCGCTGGTAG